Proteins encoded together in one Cervus canadensis isolate Bull #8, Minnesota chromosome 7, ASM1932006v1, whole genome shotgun sequence window:
- the LOC122444869 gene encoding 5-hydroxytryptamine receptor 3E-like isoform X2, whose translation MDRSWFHRERLSYLVLSLLLPGRGSTFTINCTGFGQNGLYTTALDSVFERKAFRPVINYSIPTIVNISFTVSAILDVVWDNPFISWNPEECEGISKISVATKNLWLPDIFITEFMDVDKTPKGLKAFISNEGRIRYKKPMKVVSICNLNIFYFPFDQQNCTLTFSSFLYTVEYISLGMEKEVWEITDTSQDIIQTHGEWELLGINKATPKKSVGTNLYDQIIFYVAIRRRPKLYIMNLLVPSSFLVTIDALSFYLPAGSENRAPFKITLLLGYNVFLLMMNDLLPASGTPLISVYFALCLSLMVLSLLETIFISYLLHLATTQPPPVPRWLHFLLLHCTNPRTCCPAVPWKGNVDLAHLPGVKEPMELVGKLPGPRETELNGCPGSTRAQQEDKAQKQHLVSLWVQFSHMMDTWLFCLYLLFLATSIVTVIILWNT comes from the exons ATGGACAGAAGTTGGTTCCACAGGGAGAGACTCTCCTACCTTGTTCTCAGTCTTCTGCTTCCAG GAAGAGGCAGTACTTTCACCATCAACTGCACAGGGTTTGGCCAGAATGGGTTGTATACCACTGCTCTGGATTCAGTGTTTGAGAGAAAGGCCTTCCGTCCAGTTATCAACTACAGCATCCCCACCATAGTCAACATCTCCTTCACTGTGTCTGCCATCCTAGATGTG GTCTGGGACAACCCATTTATCAGTTGGAACCCAGAGGAGTGTGAGGGCATCTCGAAGATCAGTGTGGCAACCAAGAACCTATGGCTCCCAGACATTTTCATCACTGAATT CATGGATGTGGATAAGACCCCAAAAGGCCTCAAGGCATTCATAAGTAATGAAGGTCGCATCAGGTATAAGAAACCCATGAAGGTGGTGAGCATCTGTAACCTGAACATCTTCTACTTCCCCTTTGACCAGCAGAACTGCACCCTCACCTTCAGCTCATTTCTCTACACAG TGGAGTACATATCGCTGGGCATGGAGAAAGAAGTGTGGGAAATAACAGACACATCCCAGGACATCATTCAGACCCATGGAGAATGGGAGCTCCTGGGCATCAACAAGGCCACCCCAAAGAAGTCTGTGGGCACCAACCTGTATGATCAGATCATCTTCTAT GTGGCCATCAGGCGCAGACCCAAACTCTACATTATGAATCTCCTGGTACCCAGTAGCTTTCTGGTCACCATTGATGCCCTCAGCTTCTATCTGCCAGCAGGAAGCGAGAACCGTGCCCCATTCAAGATAACTCTTCTGCTGGGCTACAATGTCTTCCTGCTCATGATGAATGACTTACTCCCTGCCAGTGGCACCCCCCTCATCA GTGTCTACTTTGCCCTGTGTCTGTCCCTGATGGTGCTCAGCCTGCTGGAGACCATCTTCATCTCCTACCTGCTGCACCTGGCCACCACCCAGCCTCCACCTGTGCCTCGCTGGCTCCATTTCCTGCTTCTACACTGCACCAACCCAAGGACATGCTGCCCCGCTGTGCCTTGGAAGGGAAACGTGGACCTTGCCCACCTGCCTG GTGTGAAGGAGCCCATGGAGTTGGTGGGAAAGTTGCCAGGTCCCAGAGAGACAGAGCTAAATGGATGCCCTGGGTCCACAAGGGCCCAGCAGGAAGACAAGGCTCAAAAGCAGCACTTGGTCAGCCTGTGGGTGCAGTTCAGCCACATGATGGACACCTGGCTCTTCTGCCTCTACCTGCTCTTCTTGGCCACTTCCATTGTCACAGTCATCATCCTCTGGAACACCTAG
- the LOC122444869 gene encoding 5-hydroxytryptamine receptor 3E-like isoform X1 codes for MDRSWFHRERLSYLVLSLLLPGRGSTFTINCTGFGQNGLYTTALDSVFERKAFRPVINYSIPTIVNISFTVSAILDVDEQLQLLSSFLWLEMVWDNPFISWNPEECEGISKISVATKNLWLPDIFITEFMDVDKTPKGLKAFISNEGRIRYKKPMKVVSICNLNIFYFPFDQQNCTLTFSSFLYTVEYISLGMEKEVWEITDTSQDIIQTHGEWELLGINKATPKKSVGTNLYDQIIFYVAIRRRPKLYIMNLLVPSSFLVTIDALSFYLPAGSENRAPFKITLLLGYNVFLLMMNDLLPASGTPLISVYFALCLSLMVLSLLETIFISYLLHLATTQPPPVPRWLHFLLLHCTNPRTCCPAVPWKGNVDLAHLPGVKEPMELVGKLPGPRETELNGCPGSTRAQQEDKAQKQHLVSLWVQFSHMMDTWLFCLYLLFLATSIVTVIILWNT; via the exons ATGGACAGAAGTTGGTTCCACAGGGAGAGACTCTCCTACCTTGTTCTCAGTCTTCTGCTTCCAG GAAGAGGCAGTACTTTCACCATCAACTGCACAGGGTTTGGCCAGAATGGGTTGTATACCACTGCTCTGGATTCAGTGTTTGAGAGAAAGGCCTTCCGTCCAGTTATCAACTACAGCATCCCCACCATAGTCAACATCTCCTTCACTGTGTCTGCCATCCTAGATGTG GATGAACAATTACAGCTCTTGTCATCATTTCTGTGGCTGGAAATG GTCTGGGACAACCCATTTATCAGTTGGAACCCAGAGGAGTGTGAGGGCATCTCGAAGATCAGTGTGGCAACCAAGAACCTATGGCTCCCAGACATTTTCATCACTGAATT CATGGATGTGGATAAGACCCCAAAAGGCCTCAAGGCATTCATAAGTAATGAAGGTCGCATCAGGTATAAGAAACCCATGAAGGTGGTGAGCATCTGTAACCTGAACATCTTCTACTTCCCCTTTGACCAGCAGAACTGCACCCTCACCTTCAGCTCATTTCTCTACACAG TGGAGTACATATCGCTGGGCATGGAGAAAGAAGTGTGGGAAATAACAGACACATCCCAGGACATCATTCAGACCCATGGAGAATGGGAGCTCCTGGGCATCAACAAGGCCACCCCAAAGAAGTCTGTGGGCACCAACCTGTATGATCAGATCATCTTCTAT GTGGCCATCAGGCGCAGACCCAAACTCTACATTATGAATCTCCTGGTACCCAGTAGCTTTCTGGTCACCATTGATGCCCTCAGCTTCTATCTGCCAGCAGGAAGCGAGAACCGTGCCCCATTCAAGATAACTCTTCTGCTGGGCTACAATGTCTTCCTGCTCATGATGAATGACTTACTCCCTGCCAGTGGCACCCCCCTCATCA GTGTCTACTTTGCCCTGTGTCTGTCCCTGATGGTGCTCAGCCTGCTGGAGACCATCTTCATCTCCTACCTGCTGCACCTGGCCACCACCCAGCCTCCACCTGTGCCTCGCTGGCTCCATTTCCTGCTTCTACACTGCACCAACCCAAGGACATGCTGCCCCGCTGTGCCTTGGAAGGGAAACGTGGACCTTGCCCACCTGCCTG GTGTGAAGGAGCCCATGGAGTTGGTGGGAAAGTTGCCAGGTCCCAGAGAGACAGAGCTAAATGGATGCCCTGGGTCCACAAGGGCCCAGCAGGAAGACAAGGCTCAAAAGCAGCACTTGGTCAGCCTGTGGGTGCAGTTCAGCCACATGATGGACACCTGGCTCTTCTGCCTCTACCTGCTCTTCTTGGCCACTTCCATTGTCACAGTCATCATCCTCTGGAACACCTAG